In one Motacilla alba alba isolate MOTALB_02 chromosome 7, Motacilla_alba_V1.0_pri, whole genome shotgun sequence genomic region, the following are encoded:
- the LOC119703222 gene encoding helix-loop-helix protein 13-like has protein sequence MEELCYSFEEGDPTAESLLWEPADPDAQLENFLLECLAEPSWQGPGGAELDKCPALPEPPVQPRQRRAANLRERRRMLGINAAFEELRGHVPTFPYERRLSKIDTLRLAIAYIALLGDILLSGCHPKAYVEQCLRSGARSPQRAAWNTSDLTARLSWVKWD, from the exons ATGGAGGAGCTTTGCTACAGCTTCGAGGAGGGAGACCCCACCGCGGAGTCTCTCCTCTGGGAGCCGGCAGATCCCGACGCACAGCTGGAGAACTTCCTCCTGGAGTGCCTGGCGGAGCCCTCCTGGCAAGGGCCGGGGGGCGCTGAGCTGGACAAGTGCCCGGCCCTGCCGGAGCCCCCCgtgcagccccggcagcgccgcgccgcCAACCTCCGCGAGCGCCGGCGGATGCTGGGCATCAACGCGGCCTTCGAGGAGCTGCGCGGCCACGTGCCCACCTTCCCCTACGAGAGGCGCCTCTCCAAGATCGACACGCTGCGCCTGGCCATCGCCTACATCGCCCTGCTCGGGGACATCCTCCTGTCCGGCTGCCACCCCAAGGCCTACGTGGAGCAGTGCCTGAGGAGCGGCGCCCGGAGCCCGCAGCGGGCGGCCTGGAACACGAGCG ATCTGACAGCCCGCCTGTCCTGGGTAAAGTGGGATTAA